The Vicia villosa cultivar HV-30 ecotype Madison, WI unplaced genomic scaffold, Vvil1.0 ctg.000936F_1_1, whole genome shotgun sequence genome window below encodes:
- the LOC131632342 gene encoding uncharacterized protein LOC131632342, with translation MANSVTVNKEATKSTFTCSFYREDTTPLVQLSTLVTGHNLDEFRKTYGHILLMLTTRIDEWGLYTLLQFYDSELRCFTFQDYQLAPTLEEYAHILQIKVQHKVPFVCVPEKHKMDRIAGALYLSLKDVTDNWKPNGGTHGFYVRFLMKKAEALAIEEKWKEFNALLTVMIYGLVMFPNIPNFVDLTAICLFMDQNPVPTLLADTYYAIHSRYGKKGSVGGCLPILYEWFSSHLPKSGAFVTTRDSQKWPQRIMGLTANDIVWYHLRTNIEQVITRCGNFDNVPLIGTKGVINYNPRLALRQLGFALKDKPLDKEIFETVCFEKGTDPKGLEKARSAWNNIHTDDRTTLGGKNAIAKQAYTEWVKERVKECLLPFPKVSPLYEQPPEILTATVPAEEYNQVHVENIRLREKGEDAKIKYFLVDQKRDE, from the coding sequence ATGGCTAACAGTGTGACCGTCAACAAAGAGGCTACGAAAAGTACCTTCACTTGCAGTTTTTACCGTGAGGACACGACCCCTTTGGTTCAGTTGAGCACCCTAGTTACTGGGCACAATCTGGATGAGTTCAGAAAGACTTATGGCCACATTCTGCTTATGTTAACTACTCGTATTGATGAGTGGGGTCTCTatactcttcttcagttctaTGATTCTGAGCTGCGCTGCTTCACCTTTCAAGATTACCAATTAGCCCCTACCCTCGAAGAGTATGCACACATTCTTCAAATCAAAGTCCAACATAAGGTTCCTTTTGTATGTGTACCTGAGAAGCACAAAATGGACCGCATTGCgggtgctctttatttgagcttgaAGGATGTTACggataactggaagcctaatggtggaaccCATGGATTCTATGTGAGATTTCTGATGAAGAAGGCTGAAGCCCTTGCTATTGAGGAAAAgtggaaagaattcaatgctctccTGACCGTCATGATCTATGGATTAGTGATGTTCCCGAATATTCCAAATTTTGTCGATCTTACTGCCATCTGTCTCTTTATGGATCAAAATCCTGTGCCCACTCTGTTGGCCGACACTTATTATGCCATCCATTCTAGGTATGGGAAAAAAGGATCAGTTGGGGGCTGTTTACCAATACTATACGAATGGTTTTCTTCACATTTGCCTAAAAGCGGAGCGTTTGTCACCACAAGAGATTCacagaaatggcctcaaaggatcatgggaCTTACTGCAAACGATATTGTTTGGTATCACCTCCGAACAAACATAGAGCAAGTTATAACCAGATGTGGCAATTTTGACAATGTTCCTCTCATAGGAACAAAAGGAGTTATCAATTATAATCCGAGGCTCGCACTGCGCCAGTTGGGTTTTGCACTGAAGGACAAGCCTTTGGATAAAGAGATATTCGAGACTGTTTGCTTTGAGAAAGGAACCGACCCAAAAGGTTTGGAGAAGGCAAGAAGCGCGTGGAACAACATTCATACAGATGACCGAACTACCTTGGGGGGGAAGAATGCTATTGCTAAGCAAGCTTATACTGAATGGGTTAAAGAGAGAGTTAAGGAATGCCTGTTGCCCTTCCCGAAGGTTAGTCCTCTATATGAACAACCACCTGAGATTTTAACTGCCACTGTACCAGCTGAAGAGTACAACCAAGTGCATGTGGAAAATATCCGGTTGCGAGAAAAAGGGGAAGATGCTAAGATAAAGTACTTCTTGGTGGATCAGAAAAGGGATGAATAa
- the LOC131632341 gene encoding uncharacterized protein LOC131632341, producing the protein MVENEVNVASIPYTPAKILIPARAPPLVITLPGPVPYNSEKAIPWNYGGEVFYQGAQYEIKMPVEKEDVDNVVGIGRMTRSGRILNPPQNTRDDNAEALAQAKGKRVAEDAVDQGQSSNSEDTVAKEMEEFLKIIKKSEYKVVDQLSQTQSKISILQLLLCSETHRNALLRLLSTAFVPPEISVNQLEGVVSNINAGNGLGFTDADLPSEGRNHNRALHISVECKGTMLSRVLVDTGSSLNVLPKSSLMRLDYSGVEIRPSELTVRAFDGSKRSVFGEVDLPIMIGPQLFTITFFVMDIHPSYSCLLGRPWIHAAGAVTSTLHQKLKFATQRKIVTICGEEEHVVSHLASFRYIEVEGEVHETPCQAFEAVQTIKIPYVENKKLEAPMSSLKEAKVVVESGHLQGWGRVLDLPIKQDKCGIGYQLGQSSSDGPPKKPITFVPIKFSSAGIVKDHVCAADDDMDSDYAIEEWIKPCVPGQKLLNWSSKDIISIAFDQE; encoded by the coding sequence ATGGTCGAGAATGAAGTCAATGTGGCATCCATCCCGTATACTCCTGCCAAAATTCTGATTCCTGCCAGAGCACCTCCTTTGGTCATTACATTGCCTGGTCCCGTCCCGTATAATAGTGAAAAAGCAATCCCATGGAATTATGGGGGAGAAGTTTTCTACCAAGGGGCTCAGTATGAGATTAAAATGCCGGTTGAGAAAGAAGATGTGGATAATGTTGTTGGCATTGGAAGAATGACAAGGAGTGGTCGTATTCTCAATCCTCCCCAGAATACCCGCGATGATAATGCAGAAGCTCTAGCTCAAGCTAAAGGGAAAAGAGTGGCAGAAGATGCAGTGGATCAGGGGCAAAGCTCTAATTCTGAAGATACTGTGGccaaagagatggaagagttcttaaAGATCATCAAGAAAAGTGAGTATAAAGTGGTTGACCAACTGAGTCAAACTCAATCAAAGATTTCGATTTTGCAGTTGCTCCTGTGTTCGGAGACACATCGAAATGCTTTATTAAGACTTCTAAGTACTGCCTTTGTCCCTCCGGAAATCTCAGTGAATCAACTTGAAGGAGTGGTGTCAAACATCAACGCTGGTAATGGATTGGGATTCACTGATGCAGACTTGCCTTCCGAAGGTAGAAACCACAATAGAGCTTTGCATATATCAGTGGAGTGTAAAGGGACTATGTTATCACGTGTTCTCGTGGATACTGGATCTTCTTTGAATGTATTACCGAAGTCGTCTTTGATGAGGCTAGATTATTCTGGTGTTGAGATAAGGCCGAGTGAACTGACGGTGAGAGCTTTTGATGGCTCAAAGAGATCAGTGTTTGGGGAAGTTGACTTGCCAATAATGATAGGTCCCCAGCTCTTCACCATTACTTTCTTTGTGATGGATATCCACCCGTCTTACAGTTGTCTCCTGGGACGtccatggatccatgctgctggggccgtgACTTCCACATTGCATCAGAAACTCAAGTTCGCAACTCAAAGAAAGATAGTCACCATATGTGGGGAAGAAGAACACGTAGTAAGTCATCTCGCGTCTTTCAGGTATATCGAGGTGGAAGGAGAGGTCCACGAGACGCCTTGCCAGGCCTTTGAAGCTGTCCAGACTATCAAGATCCCTTATGTTGAAAATAAGAAGTTAGAGGCTCCCATGTCTTCACTAAAGGAAGCTAAAGTTGTGGTTGAATCTGGTCATCTTCAAGGATGGGGCCGAGTCTTGGATTTACCAATCAAGCAGGATAAATGTGGGATTGGATATCAGTTGGGTCAGAGTTCATCTGATGGGCCCCCCAAGAAGCCCATAACCTTCGTTCCAATCAAGTTCTCTAGTGCTGGCATTGTGAAAGATCATGTATGTGCTGCTGATGATGATATGGATAGCGATTATGCCATCGAGGAATGGATCAAGCCGTGTGTCCCAGGACAGAAGCTTCTCAACTGGTCGTCCAAGGACATCATCTCAATTGCTTTTGATCAAGAGTAA